One genomic region from Streptomyces sp. NBC_01304 encodes:
- a CDS encoding 4Fe-4S dicluster domain-containing protein encodes MPLVPQRADVPVTIDESKCLDGCTLCVDMCPLDSLAIREDNGKAYMHVDECWYCGPCAARCPTGAVTVNMPYLLR; translated from the coding sequence ATGCCCCTGGTCCCGCAGCGCGCCGATGTGCCCGTGACCATCGACGAGTCCAAGTGCCTCGACGGCTGCACGCTCTGTGTCGACATGTGCCCCCTCGACTCGCTCGCGATCCGCGAGGACAACGGCAAGGCCTATATGCACGTCGACGAGTGCTGGTACTGCGGACCGTGCGCGGCTCGCTGTCCCACCGGCGCGGTCACCGTCAACATGCCCTATCTCCTCCGGTGA
- a CDS encoding ABC transporter substrate-binding protein, translated as MNRTPIAHIARLLPAALLLPLATACGGVAGADDSGTVTVTVGYQSKTINTVTAGTLLRSLGYFEQELQERGKKDGITYKVKWQDYATGAPITAQMTAGKIDIGSMGDFPLLINAARGKQLGQPTRLVAVTGYNLRGGLNTVVTAPGSPLKSLADLRGKKVSTSVGSAADGTLVRALQRAGIDPEQGIRKLNQQPSVGASALTAGSVDALSQFVAWPGQLAFEGKAEALYDGAELNVPTFHGVTVREEFAGERAGVLDDFLAAQKRATDHLRDEPVAAAEAVAKATGLPAEVVYLYNGAGGIATFDPRLRPELIAALKKDVPVLKAAKLVGEVDVDAFVDPAPLKRAVNSPDYPKATAAKPQLWLKGADSTRTFDSPKALLKAIDGADVRAAYVPDAVTGTPWFANRAIWVADGADLYAFVTPAGAKRYVAGHLGARTVSYADALELAS; from the coding sequence ATGAACCGCACGCCGATTGCCCACATCGCCCGCCTCCTCCCGGCGGCCCTGCTGCTGCCGCTCGCCACCGCCTGCGGCGGGGTGGCCGGGGCCGACGACTCGGGCACGGTCACCGTGACCGTCGGCTATCAGTCCAAGACCATCAACACCGTCACCGCGGGCACCCTGCTCCGCTCCCTCGGCTACTTCGAGCAGGAGCTCCAGGAGCGCGGCAAGAAGGACGGCATCACCTACAAGGTCAAGTGGCAGGACTACGCGACCGGCGCGCCGATCACCGCCCAGATGACCGCCGGGAAGATCGACATCGGTTCGATGGGCGACTTCCCGCTCCTGATCAACGCGGCCCGCGGCAAGCAGCTGGGGCAGCCCACCCGACTGGTCGCGGTCACCGGCTACAACCTGCGCGGCGGTCTCAACACCGTGGTCACCGCGCCCGGTTCGCCGCTGAAGTCGCTGGCCGATCTGCGCGGCAAGAAGGTGTCCACCAGCGTCGGCTCGGCGGCCGACGGCACTTTGGTGCGCGCACTGCAGCGCGCCGGGATCGACCCCGAGCAGGGGATCCGCAAGCTCAACCAGCAGCCCAGCGTGGGCGCCTCGGCGCTGACCGCGGGAAGCGTGGACGCACTGTCCCAGTTCGTTGCCTGGCCCGGCCAACTGGCCTTCGAGGGCAAGGCCGAGGCCCTGTACGACGGGGCCGAGCTGAACGTGCCGACCTTCCACGGCGTCACCGTACGAGAAGAGTTCGCCGGGGAGCGCGCGGGCGTCCTCGACGACTTCCTCGCGGCGCAGAAGCGGGCCACCGATCATCTGCGTGACGAGCCGGTGGCCGCGGCCGAGGCAGTCGCGAAGGCGACGGGTCTTCCCGCCGAGGTCGTCTACCTCTACAACGGCGCGGGCGGCATCGCCACCTTCGACCCGCGGCTGCGCCCCGAGCTGATCGCCGCCCTGAAGAAGGACGTTCCCGTCCTCAAGGCGGCCAAGCTCGTCGGCGAGGTCGATGTGGACGCCTTCGTCGACCCGGCCCCGCTGAAGCGGGCGGTGAATTCACCGGACTACCCCAAGGCCACTGCCGCCAAGCCCCAACTGTGGCTGAAGGGCGCGGACTCCACGCGTACCTTCGACAGCCCCAAGGCCCTCCTGAAGGCCATCGACGGCGCCGACGTACGAGCCGCCTACGTGCCCGACGCGGTGACCGGCACCCCGTGGTTCGCGAACCGGGCGATCTGGGTCGCGGACGGCGCCGACCTGTACGCCTTCGTCACCCCGGCCGGCGCGAAGCGGTACGTCGCGGGGCACTTGGGGGCGCGGACCGTCAGCTACGCGGACGCGCTGGAGCTGGCGTCGTGA
- a CDS encoding ABC transporter permease produces MSAVRRLVRVGSLAAALGLWQLLTSYDVNLWLRFEQFPTIGEVAATLADRLGTAPYWQDLGHSLRRILVGFLLASVLGVAAGTAVARSRWAADLFGPLVEVARPIPAIALVPVAILLLPTNEQGIVFITFTAAFFPVLVSTRHAVRALSPVWEEAVLTMGGGRLRVLFSVVLPGALPGIFGGLSVGIGVSWICVISAEMISGEYGVGYRTWQDYTIVDYPGVFVGMATIGLLGWLTSTTVELLGRRATAWLPRPAERVSARPARRVLRRSTAPATAAASARTAASTPVPEKEPVP; encoded by the coding sequence GTGAGTGCGGTGCGCCGTCTGGTGCGGGTCGGTTCGCTGGCCGCGGCGCTCGGCCTGTGGCAGCTGCTGACCTCGTACGACGTCAATCTGTGGCTGCGCTTCGAGCAGTTCCCCACCATCGGGGAGGTGGCCGCGACCCTCGCCGACCGGCTCGGCACCGCACCGTACTGGCAGGACCTGGGCCACAGTCTGCGCCGGATCCTGGTCGGCTTCCTGCTGGCCTCGGTCCTCGGGGTCGCCGCCGGGACGGCCGTGGCCCGCTCGCGCTGGGCCGCCGATCTGTTCGGCCCGCTGGTCGAGGTGGCCCGGCCGATACCGGCCATCGCACTGGTGCCGGTGGCGATCCTGCTGCTGCCCACCAATGAGCAGGGCATCGTGTTCATCACCTTCACGGCGGCTTTCTTCCCCGTGCTGGTCTCGACCCGGCATGCGGTGCGGGCCCTCAGCCCGGTGTGGGAGGAGGCCGTGCTCACCATGGGCGGCGGCCGGCTGCGGGTGCTGTTCTCGGTGGTGCTTCCGGGCGCGCTGCCGGGCATCTTCGGGGGCCTCTCGGTGGGCATCGGCGTCTCGTGGATCTGTGTGATCTCCGCCGAGATGATCTCCGGGGAGTACGGGGTGGGCTATCGCACCTGGCAGGACTACACGATCGTCGACTACCCGGGCGTCTTCGTCGGCATGGCCACCATCGGCCTGCTCGGCTGGCTGACCTCCACGACGGTGGAGCTGCTGGGCCGACGCGCGACCGCCTGGCTGCCCCGCCCGGCCGAACGGGTCTCGGCACGCCCCGCGCGACGGGTGCTGCGCCGCTCGACCGCGCCCGCGACCGCTGCCGCGTCGGCTCGCACCGCCGCCTCCACCCCCGTACCCGAGAAGGAGCCGGTCCCATGA
- a CDS encoding ABC transporter ATP-binding protein codes for MSPTRTAAAATSTSSATSSVSTASATTGAELALHGVQLGHPGGTAVAGTLDLRIAPGELLAVVGPSGCGKSTLLRTLAGLLPALAGEVAEDGEPIARPDADRALVFQHDALLPWRTVRANVELPLAIRRQPRAERRAAAADWLDRVGLADHAHKLPHQLSGGQRQRVQLARALAGRPRTVLMDEPFGALDAHTRAGMQDLLVDILNGTGATVVFVTHDVDEALHLGDRVAQLASGEVFDVPYPRDREARQAAGTVALRRRVLASL; via the coding sequence ATGAGCCCTACCCGGACCGCCGCGGCCGCCACCTCGACCTCGTCCGCCACGTCGAGCGTGTCCACCGCGTCCGCGACGACCGGCGCCGAACTCGCCCTGCACGGCGTACAGCTCGGCCATCCGGGCGGCACCGCCGTGGCGGGCACCCTCGATCTGCGGATCGCGCCCGGTGAACTGCTCGCCGTGGTCGGCCCGTCCGGCTGCGGCAAGTCCACCCTGCTGCGCACGCTCGCCGGACTGCTGCCCGCGCTGGCGGGGGAGGTGGCCGAGGACGGTGAGCCGATCGCCCGCCCGGATGCCGACCGGGCCCTGGTCTTCCAGCACGATGCCCTGCTGCCGTGGCGCACCGTGCGCGCCAACGTCGAACTGCCCCTGGCCATCCGCCGGCAGCCCCGGGCCGAACGCAGAGCGGCCGCGGCCGACTGGCTGGACCGGGTCGGTCTCGCCGACCACGCCCACAAGCTGCCGCACCAGCTCTCCGGCGGACAGCGTCAACGCGTCCAGCTGGCCCGCGCCTTGGCCGGCCGGCCCCGCACGGTCCTGATGGACGAGCCCTTCGGCGCCCTGGACGCGCACACGCGCGCCGGAATGCAGGACCTTCTTGTGGACATCCTCAACGGCACCGGCGCGACCGTCGTCTTCGTCACCCACGACGTGGACGAGGCCCTCCATCTCGGCGACCGCGTCGCCCAGTTGGCGTCCGGCGAGGTCTTCGACGTGCCGTACCCGCGGGACCGCGAGGCACGGCAGGCCGCCGGCACGGTCGCCCTGCGCCGACGCGTCCTCGCCTCCCTCTGA
- a CDS encoding fumarate reductase/succinate dehydrogenase flavoprotein subunit gives MNTVADTPLAIPALADATELSCDVLVIGGGTAGTMAALTAAGRGARVLLLEKAHVRHSGALAMGMDGVNNAIIPGRAEPDDYVAEITRANDGIVDQSTVRQTATRGFAMVKRLESYGVKFEKDEHGEYAVRQVHRSGSYVLPMPEGKDIKKVLYRQLRRREMRERIRIENRVMPVRLLTHPGDGRVIGAAGFHTRTGEFTVVRAGAVVLATGACGRLGLPASGYLYGTYENPTNAGDGYAMAYHAGAALTGIECFQINPLIKDYNGPACAYVANPFGGYQVNRLGERFVESDYWSGRMMSEFAAELASDRGPVYLKLSHLPEETISAVESILHTTERPTRGTFHEGRGHDYRTHDIEMHISEIGLCGGHSASGVRVDAQARTTVPRLYAAGDLACVPHNYMIGAFVFGDLAGEDAAQFRAYEGELPREQLVAAHELAYRPLRHPDGPPQPQVEYKLRRYVNDYVAPPKSGAKLSLAVEAFDRMSDEIADMGARTAHELMRCAEVGFIRDCAEMAARASLARTESRWGLYHERLDHPEQDDAGWLHHLDLRKSPSGAMEFTARPVEPYVVPVPEFDPAPGPERWLGEVALTPVATAGPRDSAPAAAPAPVPPVEPVAARPSPVPVRPGPALLRLLALAEDSPDLDALLPYLTDADPAVRAAAVAVLGETVPSGAGRALADRLQDTAPPVRAAAAAALRELVEVLPAEPELGAGLREALRVPDPVVRAAALEVLRALRLGDAPLYSRALGDADIDVRIHAVRALVSVDAVTGLAAAGADPAREVRVAVARGLAAVRDPDPAPLRPLLDDPDPLVTGAALAALATTGCPPAYAARATAALDDPAWQVRAGAATALRAAAAAVPALAKALDDSNPDVRKAAVLSLLAHRADPAARAALATATTDADADVRAYASRTDCNLVATSQGVD, from the coding sequence GTGAACACCGTGGCGGACACCCCCCTGGCCATTCCCGCCCTCGCCGACGCGACGGAACTGTCCTGCGACGTCCTCGTCATCGGCGGCGGCACCGCGGGCACCATGGCCGCGCTGACGGCCGCCGGACGCGGCGCCCGCGTACTGCTTCTGGAGAAGGCCCACGTGCGGCACTCCGGCGCACTCGCGATGGGCATGGACGGCGTGAACAACGCGATCATCCCGGGACGGGCCGAACCCGACGACTACGTCGCCGAGATCACGCGCGCCAACGACGGCATCGTCGACCAGTCCACCGTCCGCCAGACCGCGACCCGCGGCTTCGCCATGGTCAAGCGCCTGGAGTCGTACGGGGTGAAGTTCGAGAAGGACGAGCACGGCGAGTACGCGGTCCGCCAGGTGCACCGGTCCGGTTCCTATGTGCTGCCCATGCCGGAGGGCAAGGACATCAAGAAGGTGCTCTACCGGCAGCTGCGGCGCCGCGAGATGCGCGAGCGCATCCGCATCGAGAACCGCGTCATGCCGGTCCGGCTGCTCACCCACCCCGGCGACGGCCGGGTGATCGGCGCGGCCGGATTCCACACCCGCACCGGGGAGTTCACCGTCGTGCGCGCGGGCGCGGTCGTCTTGGCCACCGGGGCCTGCGGGCGCCTCGGCCTGCCCGCCTCCGGCTATCTGTACGGGACGTACGAGAACCCGACGAACGCGGGCGACGGCTATGCGATGGCCTATCACGCGGGCGCCGCGCTCACCGGCATCGAGTGCTTCCAGATCAACCCGCTGATCAAGGACTACAACGGCCCTGCCTGCGCCTACGTCGCGAACCCGTTCGGCGGCTACCAGGTGAACCGGCTCGGCGAGCGGTTCGTGGAGTCGGACTACTGGTCGGGGCGGATGATGTCCGAGTTCGCGGCCGAACTCGCCTCCGACCGGGGCCCGGTGTACCTCAAGCTCAGCCATCTGCCCGAGGAGACCATCAGCGCGGTCGAGTCGATCCTGCACACCACCGAGCGGCCCACCCGGGGCACCTTCCACGAGGGGCGCGGGCACGACTACCGCACCCACGACATCGAGATGCACATCTCGGAGATCGGCCTGTGCGGCGGGCACTCCGCCTCGGGGGTGCGGGTGGACGCGCAGGCCCGTACGACCGTGCCCCGGCTCTACGCCGCCGGCGACCTCGCCTGCGTGCCGCACAACTACATGATCGGGGCGTTCGTCTTCGGCGATCTGGCCGGCGAGGACGCCGCCCAATTCCGGGCCTATGAAGGGGAGTTGCCCCGCGAGCAGCTCGTCGCCGCGCACGAGCTCGCCTACCGGCCGCTGCGCCACCCCGACGGACCCCCGCAACCGCAGGTGGAGTACAAGCTGCGCCGGTACGTCAACGACTATGTGGCACCGCCCAAGAGCGGGGCCAAACTGTCGCTCGCGGTGGAGGCGTTCGACCGGATGTCGGACGAGATCGCGGACATGGGCGCGCGCACCGCGCACGAGCTGATGCGCTGCGCCGAGGTCGGCTTCATCCGGGACTGCGCGGAGATGGCCGCCCGCGCGTCGCTGGCCCGCACGGAGTCGCGCTGGGGTCTCTACCACGAGCGTCTCGACCACCCGGAGCAGGACGACGCAGGCTGGCTGCACCATCTGGACCTGCGCAAGTCCCCTTCCGGGGCAATGGAGTTCACCGCACGGCCGGTCGAGCCGTATGTGGTTCCGGTGCCGGAGTTCGACCCCGCGCCCGGGCCGGAGCGGTGGCTGGGCGAGGTCGCGTTGACGCCGGTGGCCACGGCGGGCCCGCGCGACTCCGCACCGGCTGCGGCGCCGGCCCCGGTGCCGCCCGTGGAGCCGGTCGCGGCCCGCCCCTCGCCCGTTCCGGTGCGGCCCGGCCCCGCCCTCCTGAGGCTGCTCGCCCTCGCCGAGGACTCCCCCGACCTGGACGCGCTGCTCCCTTACCTCACCGACGCCGACCCGGCGGTTCGTGCGGCCGCCGTCGCCGTCCTCGGCGAGACCGTGCCCTCCGGTGCGGGCCGCGCGCTCGCCGACCGGCTGCAGGACACCGCACCCCCGGTCCGGGCGGCGGCCGCGGCAGCCCTGCGCGAGCTGGTCGAAGTACTGCCTGCCGAGCCGGAGTTGGGGGCGGGCCTGCGCGAGGCGCTGCGCGTGCCGGACCCGGTCGTGCGGGCCGCCGCACTCGAAGTGCTGCGAGCGCTGCGCCTGGGCGATGCCCCGCTGTACTCCCGCGCGCTGGGCGACGCCGACATCGACGTCCGTATCCATGCCGTGCGGGCCCTGGTCTCGGTGGACGCCGTCACCGGTCTGGCGGCGGCCGGCGCCGACCCGGCCCGCGAGGTACGGGTCGCGGTGGCCCGGGGGCTGGCCGCCGTACGCGACCCGGATCCGGCGCCCCTTCGCCCGCTCCTCGACGACCCCGACCCGCTCGTCACCGGCGCCGCCCTCGCCGCCCTGGCCACCACCGGCTGCCCGCCCGCATACGCCGCACGGGCCACCGCCGCCCTCGACGACCCCGCCTGGCAGGTCCGCGCCGGTGCGGCCACCGCGCTGCGGGCGGCCGCCGCTGCCGTGCCCGCCCTCGCCAAGGCGCTGGACGACTCCAACCCGGACGTGCGTAAGGCCGCAGTCCTGTCCCTCCTCGCCCACCGCGCCGACCCGGCGGCCCGGGCCGCGCTGGCCACGGCCACCACCGACGCCGACGCGGACGTCCGCGCCTACGCCTCCCGCACGGACTGCAACCTCGTCGCAACGTCGCAGGGAGTCGACTGA
- a CDS encoding DUF779 domain-containing protein: protein MTTNHPPRVELTPDAADLVRRLRERHGPLMFHQSGGCCDGSSPMCYPEGDFRTGSSDLLLAELSVDGVDEPVGFWMAKNQYEVWSHTRLIVDVVAGRGGGFSLEAPEGVRFLIRSRIVGT, encoded by the coding sequence GTGACGACCAACCATCCACCGCGCGTCGAACTGACCCCGGATGCCGCCGACTTGGTGCGACGCCTGCGGGAGCGGCACGGCCCGCTGATGTTCCACCAGTCGGGCGGCTGCTGCGACGGCAGCTCGCCCATGTGCTATCCGGAGGGCGACTTCCGCACCGGTTCCTCCGACCTCCTCCTCGCCGAGCTGTCCGTCGACGGGGTCGATGAGCCGGTCGGGTTCTGGATGGCGAAGAACCAGTACGAGGTGTGGAGCCACACCCGGCTCATCGTCGATGTGGTGGCGGGGCGCGGGGGCGGGTTCTCGCTGGAGGCGCCGGAGGGGGTGCGTTTTCTCATACGTTCCCGGATCGTCGGAACGTAG
- a CDS encoding phosphodiester glycosidase family protein produces MRSALAVLSACGALVGGGLAGAAPASAADPVVRLAPGVEYRSFDIAASHGTTRAHVVSVDLRDPRLRLDLLYPGAVGKRQTVSGMADAQGALAAVNGDFFNITETQHPGVEATGAPVGPAVAGGHRLKAAVPDGQRFGPALPPGTTTRDVFGVGIDRRARLDSLALDGSVRTEQGRLPLGGLNQYALPVGSVGAFTSDWGSVSRLRATCGTDTDRAAPCSTDTYEVTVLDGRVVAAAETPGAGPIGPGETVLVGREAGAQELRKLSEGERVSVRHRLVAASPRIPYRMALGGYPVLRDGVPLAGLDTVTSAVRSAVGASDGGWRIHLLALDGAVEFRTGLTIAEVADVMRDLGADDAFSLDGGGSSTLVSRDPGAPAVTVRNHPSGGVERPVPNGVAVFARP; encoded by the coding sequence GTGCGGTCGGCGTTGGCGGTGCTCTCCGCCTGCGGGGCCCTGGTCGGTGGCGGGCTCGCCGGGGCCGCACCGGCATCGGCGGCGGATCCGGTCGTGCGGCTCGCGCCCGGCGTCGAGTACCGGTCCTTCGACATCGCCGCGTCGCACGGCACCACCCGCGCGCACGTGGTCAGCGTCGACCTGCGCGACCCGCGACTGCGGCTCGATCTGCTGTACCCGGGCGCCGTGGGCAAACGCCAGACCGTGTCGGGCATGGCTGACGCGCAGGGCGCCCTCGCCGCCGTGAACGGCGACTTCTTCAACATCACCGAGACCCAGCACCCGGGCGTCGAGGCGACCGGGGCGCCCGTCGGCCCCGCCGTCGCGGGCGGCCACCGGCTCAAGGCCGCCGTGCCGGACGGCCAGCGCTTCGGCCCGGCACTGCCGCCCGGCACCACCACCCGGGACGTGTTCGGGGTGGGCATCGACCGCCGGGCACGGCTCGACTCGCTCGCCCTGGACGGCTCGGTACGCACCGAGCAGGGCAGGCTGCCCCTCGGCGGGCTCAACCAGTACGCGCTGCCCGTGGGTTCGGTCGGGGCGTTCACCTCCGACTGGGGATCGGTGTCGCGACTGCGGGCCACCTGCGGCACGGACACCGACCGGGCGGCGCCCTGCTCGACCGACACGTACGAGGTGACGGTGCTCGACGGGCGCGTCGTGGCGGCCGCCGAGACGCCGGGGGCCGGGCCGATCGGGCCCGGTGAGACCGTGCTGGTCGGGCGGGAGGCCGGGGCGCAGGAGCTGCGCAAGCTGAGCGAGGGCGAGCGGGTCTCGGTCCGCCACCGCCTGGTGGCCGCCTCGCCCCGGATTCCGTACCGGATGGCCCTCGGCGGGTACCCGGTGCTGCGCGACGGAGTGCCGCTGGCCGGCCTGGACACCGTCACCTCGGCGGTACGCAGCGCGGTGGGCGCCTCCGACGGCGGGTGGCGGATCCATCTGCTCGCCCTGGACGGCGCGGTGGAGTTCCGGACCGGGCTGACCATCGCCGAAGTCGCCGATGTGATGCGGGACTTGGGTGCCGACGACGCGTTCAGCCTGGACGGCGGCGGGTCCTCGACGCTGGTGTCGCGGGATCCCGGGGCGCCCGCGGTGACGGTGCGCAACCACCCCAGCGGGGGTGTGGAGCGGCCGGTGCCGAACGGGGTGGCCGTCTTCGCCCGCCCCTGA
- a CDS encoding phosphatidylinositol-specific phospholipase C/glycerophosphodiester phosphodiesterase family protein, with protein sequence MAPVSRRRAVTTITAALAGTLAAPAYAYAQDADGRHKKPLRRAHAHNDYLHPRPLLDALDHRFTSVEADIFLVDGQLLVAHEPGGLDPKRTLEALYLDPLKARIKANHGSVHRGHRKPVQLLIDIKTEGAATYLELHRHLRRYRGMFTTYAHGRVHRGPVTAVISGDRAARAPMEAQQVRHAFYDGRLTDLGGPATAALIPLISDNWANNFTWQGVGPMPSAERDKLHTLVSTAHARGQRVRFWATPDLPGQERGAVWAELIAADADHLNTDDLAALEGFLDAYDRR encoded by the coding sequence ATGGCCCCAGTGAGTCGCCGCAGAGCCGTCACCACGATCACCGCAGCCCTCGCCGGCACCCTGGCCGCACCCGCGTACGCGTACGCCCAAGACGCCGACGGCCGCCACAAGAAACCCCTGCGCCGTGCGCACGCGCACAACGACTACCTGCACCCGCGCCCGCTCCTTGACGCCCTGGACCACCGCTTCACCAGCGTCGAAGCCGACATCTTCCTGGTCGACGGCCAACTCCTCGTCGCCCACGAGCCGGGCGGGCTCGACCCGAAACGCACCCTGGAAGCGCTCTACCTCGACCCGCTGAAGGCCCGCATCAAGGCCAACCACGGCTCGGTGCACCGGGGTCACCGCAAGCCGGTGCAGCTGCTCATCGACATCAAGACCGAGGGCGCGGCGACGTACCTCGAACTCCATCGCCATCTGCGGCGCTACCGGGGGATGTTCACGACGTACGCGCACGGCCGCGTCCACCGCGGACCGGTCACCGCCGTGATCTCGGGCGACCGCGCGGCCCGCGCCCCGATGGAGGCGCAGCAGGTGCGGCACGCCTTCTACGACGGGCGCCTCACCGACCTCGGCGGCCCGGCCACGGCCGCGCTGATCCCGCTGATCAGCGACAACTGGGCCAACAACTTCACCTGGCAGGGCGTGGGCCCGATGCCCAGCGCCGAGCGGGACAAGCTGCACACCCTCGTGAGCACCGCGCACGCCCGGGGCCAGCGGGTCCGGTTCTGGGCCACGCCCGACCTGCCCGGCCAGGAGCGCGGCGCGGTGTGGGCCGAGCTGATCGCGGCCGACGCCGACCACCTCAACACCGATGACCTGGCGGCGCTCGAGGGCTTCCTGGACGCGTACGACCGACGCTGA
- the tal gene encoding transaldolase, with the protein MHDILDRLTGEGVSLWLDDLSRTRITGGSLADVIRDKYVTGVTTNPAIFSKAIAGGAGYQAQLRDLAARGLTVDEAVRMITTKDVRDACDVLRWVYDATGGRDGRVSVEVDPRFAHHAEATVAEARQLHWLVDRENVMIKIPATEAGLPAITETVADGISVNATLIFSLERHQAVMDAYLAGLERARDAGHDLSKIHSVASFFVSRVDTEIDRRLDDIGTPEARALRGRAALANARLAYEAYEKVFRGERWAALEAEGAHRQRVLWASTGVKDPAYPDTLYVDQLVAPDTVNTMPEATLDATADHAQVTGDTIRPYFRQAGEDLEALAVLGVSYDEVVALLEKQAVTGFEEAWRTLLDALADQLQRSGV; encoded by the coding sequence GTGCACGACATACTCGACCGGCTCACCGGCGAGGGCGTCTCCCTCTGGCTCGACGACCTCTCCCGCACCCGCATCACCGGCGGCTCCCTCGCGGACGTCATCCGCGACAAGTACGTCACCGGGGTGACCACCAACCCGGCCATCTTCAGCAAGGCGATCGCCGGCGGCGCGGGCTACCAGGCGCAGCTGCGCGACCTCGCCGCGCGCGGCCTCACCGTGGACGAGGCCGTCCGCATGATCACCACCAAGGACGTGCGCGACGCCTGTGACGTGCTGCGTTGGGTGTACGACGCCACCGGCGGCCGCGACGGACGGGTGTCCGTCGAGGTCGACCCGCGCTTCGCGCACCACGCCGAGGCCACCGTCGCCGAGGCCCGGCAGCTGCACTGGCTGGTGGACCGCGAGAACGTGATGATCAAGATCCCGGCGACCGAGGCGGGCCTGCCCGCGATCACCGAGACCGTAGCCGACGGCATCAGCGTCAACGCCACCCTGATCTTCTCCCTGGAACGCCACCAGGCCGTCATGGACGCCTACTTGGCCGGCCTGGAGCGGGCCCGGGACGCGGGCCACGACCTGTCGAAGATCCACTCGGTGGCGTCGTTCTTCGTCTCCCGCGTCGACACCGAGATCGACCGCAGGCTCGACGACATCGGCACGCCCGAGGCGCGCGCACTGCGCGGCAGGGCCGCACTCGCCAACGCCCGGCTCGCCTACGAGGCGTACGAGAAGGTCTTCCGAGGCGAGCGCTGGGCCGCCCTGGAGGCCGAGGGCGCGCACCGCCAGCGCGTCCTGTGGGCCTCGACCGGGGTGAAGGACCCGGCCTACCCCGACACGCTCTACGTGGACCAACTGGTCGCCCCCGACACGGTCAACACCATGCCGGAGGCCACCCTCGACGCCACCGCCGACCACGCACAGGTCACCGGCGACACCATCCGCCCGTACTTCCGGCAGGCCGGCGAGGACCTGGAGGCCCTGGCCGTGCTCGGCGTCTCCTACGACGAGGTGGTCGCCCTCCTGGAGAAGCAGGCCGTCACCGGATTCGAGGAGGCCTGGCGAACCCTGCTCGACGCCCTGGCCGACCAGTTGCAGCGCAGCGGGGTGTAG